In Pseudomonas sp. p1(2021b), the genomic window CACCTGACCGAACTGGTCAATCAGCGCGATAGCTGGTCCAGCAACGCGATGACAATCGTCGCCGCATCAAGCAGGCCTCGCTGCCTGTTGTGCTGGAGCACTATAAAACGCTCGAATCGACATTACGCGTCTTGATCAAGGCATGCGATGAACAGATCGCTGAGCAGAGTCGCCGTGTCGATGCAGACCTATTCGAACGCTTGAGCGAGATCAAGGGTGTGGGCAACGTCACCATTGCCAGTCTGTTCTGCTATCTGCCGGAACTGGGTGATCTGAACCGTGCGCAAGTAGCTGCCCTGGCGGGTGTGGCGCCCTACAACAACGACAGTGGGACCAAAAACGGAAAGCGCCATGTCTACGGCGGCCGGGCGAAACTGCGTCGTGCGGCCTACATGTGCACCTTGGTGATGGCACGCGTGAATCCAGATTTTAAAGCGCGATGGGCCCGGCTGCGCGCGAGCGGTAAGCCAGCAAAAGTAGCGCTGGTGGCATGCATGCGCGTGCTGCTGGTGAGGCTCAATGCCATGGTGCGTGATGGAACGCCATGGCGTGATCAGCCTGTCTGAAGGCACATCGGGTAGGCAGACTGGTGTCTGCCTACCGCTGATACGTGCATTGGTCGGGTGGAAGTGAAAGACAGTTGGCTCCTACAGGGCTCTGCACGTTCGCAATGGGGCACCAGGTGCCCCAGATTGGGGCTCAGTGATGCTTGCGCGGCACCGGCTTTAGCAGTTCGTCGGGCGGCATTTCGCACTTGATCTTGCGCCCCAGTAGCTCCTCGATGGCCGGTAGCTGGTAGGCGTCGTCCTCGCCCGCGAAACTGATCGACACGCCATTGGTGCCGGCCCGGCCCGTGCGGCCGATGCGGTGCACGTAGTCGTCCGGGTCTTCCGGCAGGGTGAAGTTGATCACGTGGCTGATACCATCGATGTGAATACCGCGGCCGGCCACGTCGGTGGCCACCAGCACGGCGATGCGGCCTTCACGGAAGCTTTCCAGGGTGCGGATGCGCTTGTGCTGCGGCACGTCGCCTGACAGCTGGGCGGCGTTGATGCCGTCGCGCACCAGGCGCTCCTCGACCCGCCGCACTTCGTCCTTGCGGTTGGCGAATACCATCACCCGTTCCCACTTGTTCTGGGTCACCAGGTTGTACAGCAGCTTGTACTTGTCGCTCGAGGCCACGGCATAGACGTGCTGCTCGACCGTTTCGCTGGCCACGTTCTCCGGCTCGATCTCGACGATGGCCGGGTTGGTGGTCCACTGCTTGGCCAGGTTCATCACATCGTCGGTGAAGGTGGCCGAGAACAGCAGCGTCTGGCGTTCGCTCTTGGGTGGGGTCTGGCGGATGATCTGGCGCACCTGCGGGATGAAGCCCATGTCGAGCATGCGGTCGGCTTCGTCCAGCACCAGTACCTCGACCATGTCCAGGTGCACCTCGCCGCGCTGGTGGAAGTCCAGCAGACGGCCCGGGGTGGCCACCAGGATGTCGCAATGGCGCGCTTCCAGTGCCTTGAGCTGCTTGTCGAAGTCCATGCCGCCCACGAACGTCATCACGTTCAGGCCGCTGTACTTGGTCAGGGCCATGGCGTCCTTGGCGATCTGCACCACCAGCTCACGGGTCGGCGCGATGATCAGCGCACGCGGCTCACCCATGTAGCGTTCTTTGGGCGGTGGGGTCTGCTGCAGCTGGGAGATGATCGAGATCAGGAACGCCGCAGTCTTGCCGGTGCCGGTCTGGGCCCGGCCGATGGCGTCCTTGCCACGCAGGGTATGGCCCAGCACCTGGGCCTGGATCGGTGTGCAGTAGGGGAAGCCCAGGTCGTGGATGGCATGCATCAGCTCGTTGGACAGCTTGAAGTCATGGAAGCGGGTCTTGCCTTCCTGGGGCTCGACCACGAAGTCTTCCGGCTTCCACAGGCTGGCCTGGGGCTTTGGCTTGCGCTCGCGGCGCGGCTTGTCCTTGGCTGCGGGTTTGTCTGCGCGCGGGGCAGCTGCCGGTGCTGGCGTTTCGACGGGTTGCACGGCCGCTGTCGGCGGCTCTGCCGCGGGCGGAGGGGTAATCACGTTGGCAACGGGCGCGACGGCCTGCGGGGCAGCGTCGGGCTTGCCGAATATTTTCTTGAGTGCCTTGAGCACGATCGTCTCGTCAACTGGTTAAGGAATGTACGCCGGGCAGTGTAATGCAAGAACCGGGCGCGGCGTAGTGGAGTGCGCCGACAACTACAGGCGAACCCTGCTTATTGCAGCTGCTTGCCCAGCCAGTCGTGGATATCGCCGAGTTCCTCGACCACCACTTCGTGTTCCATCGGGTATTCATGCCAGCGGGCGGCGACACCCCAGCTGTTCAGGTATTCGAAGGCGGTACGGCCCATGGAGGGGATCACCACCGGGTCGTGCACACCGTGCAGGCACAGGGCTGGGGTACGTTGCTGGCAGGCGCTCAGCTGGTGGGTATCACTGAAGGTCGGGGCGTAGGTAGACAGCGCGATCACGCCACCCAGCGCCTCCTGCCACTTTATATAGGCTGTATGCAGGACCACGGCGCCGCCTTGGGAAAAACCGGCCAGGAAGATTCGGGTCAGGTCGATGCCCTTGGCCCGTTCCGCTTCGATCAGGCCGATGATCTGCTCGGCCGATTCCTCCAGTTGCGCCTCGTCGATCGCGCGTGCCGGGGTCATGGCCTTGATGTCGTACCAACTGGGCATGGCGTAGCCGCCATTGATGGTCACCGGCCGGGTGGGTGCCTGGGGCATGACGAAGCGGGTGCTGAGCAGGCGCTCCTGCATGAATTCGGCCACAGGTAGGAAGTCGTAACGATCGGCCCCCAGGCCGTGCAACCAGATCACACAGGCGTCGGCGGTGTTCTGGGGTTCGAGGATCAACGGGTTGGTCATGGCTGCTCCGAAAGTGTGCGTACGCCCAGGTTCTGGTGCGTGAAAAGAAGGCGTGCATGGGTAATGCCACAAGAAGATGTCGCAACTCTACAACTTTTCCGCATTGACGACCGCTTAAACGCTCGAGTCCAGAACTGTGGTACGCCCTTTGCTACGGATCAACCGATGCGAAGGGATAGACCGGCGACGGTAACACCCTTGTGCGGATAGAAGGCTGTCATCAGAACAGCTCATTGCACCATTGACCCAATAACAAGCCAACCAGGGTCGGATGCGCCTCATAAGGGTGCGGTGCAATTCCGGCTCGATACAACAAGAGCGATTGGAGGTTGAGAATGAAGATGTTGAAAACCACCCTGGCAGTCCTGACCGCTGCCGCCGCGCTGGGCGCCACCAGTTTCGCCCAGGCCGGCGCGACCCTCGATGCGGTCAAGAAGAAGGGCTTCGTCCAGTGTGGCGTGAGTGACGGCCTCCCGGGCTTCTCGGTACCGGACAGCACCGGCAAGATCGTCGGTATCGACGCCGATGTGTGCCGCGCCGTGGCAGCGGCGGTGTTCGGCGATGCCACCAAGGTCAAGTTCAGCCAGCTCAACGCCAAGGAACGCTTCACCGCGCTGCAGTCGGGCGAAGTCGACGTGCTGTCGCGCAACACCACCTGGACCAGCTCGCGCGATGCCGGCATGGGCCTGGTGTTCGCCGGTGTCACCTACTACGACGGCGTCGGTTTCCTGGTCAACAAGAAGCTGGGCGTGTCCAGTGCCAAGGAGCTCGATGGCGCGACTATCTGTATCCAGGCCGGTACCACCACCGAGCTGAACGTCTCGGACTTCTTCCGCGCCAATGGCCTGAAGTACACCCCCATCACCTTCGACACCTCCGACGAAAGTGCCAAGTCGCTGGAGTCCGGCCGTTGCGACGTGCTGACCTCGGACAAGTCGCAGCTGTTCGCCCAGCGCTCGAAGCTGGCCGCACCGAGCGAATACGTGGTCCTGCCGGAAACCATCTCCAAGGAGCCGCTGGGCCCGGTTGTGCGCAAGGGCGACGAGGAGTGGTTCAGCATCGTCAAGTGGACCCTCTTCGCCATGCTCAACGCCGAGGAAGCGGGCATCACCTCGAAGAACGTCGAGGCCGAGGCCAAGTCCACCAAGAACCCCGACGTTGCCCGCCTGCTGGGCGCCGACGGCGAATACGGCAAGGACCTGAAGCTGCCCAAGGACTGGGTGGTGCAGATCGTCAAGCAGGTAGGCAACTATGGCGAAGTGTTCGAGAAGAACCTGGGCCAGAGCACCGACCTGAAGATCGACCGTGGCATGAACGCCCTGTGGAACAACGGCGGCATCCAGTACGCGCCTCCAGTGCGCTGATGGCTGCACCCTGCGGCGGCATCCCGCCGCCGCAGGTTGTTCGATCCCATCCTTGCGGGGCATTTCATGCAAAATCGAATCGGCGCGCAGAAGGGGTTTTCCCTGAGCGATCCACGTGTGCGCGCGTGGCTGTTCCAGGTGGTCACGGTGGTGTTTGTGGTCGGCCTGGGCTGGTACCTGTTCCATAATACCCAGGCCAACCTGCAACACCGGGGCATCACCTCGGGCTTCGACTTCCTCGAGCGCAGTGCGGGCTTCGGCATCGCCCAGCACCTGATTCCCTACGTGGAGTCGGACAGCTATGCCCGGGTATTCGTCATCGGCCTGCTCAACACGCTGCTGGTGACCTTAATCGGCATCATCCTGGCCACGCTGCTGGGCTTCGTCATCGGCGTGGCGCGGCTGTCGCCGAACTGGATGATCAGCAAGCTGGCGACCGTGTACGTGGAAACCTTCCGCAACATCCCGCCGCTGCTGCAGATCCTGTTCTGGTACTTCGCCGTGTTCCTCACGCTGCCGGGGCCACGGGGCAGCATCAACCTCGACGACACCTTCTTCATCAGCAACCGGGGCCTGAACATGCCCGGCGCGACCCTGGCCGAAGGCTTCTGGCCGTTCGTGCTGGCGCTGGTGCTGGCGGTCGTCGCCATCGCGCTGATGGTGCGCCTGGCCAACAAGCGTTTCGACGAGACCGGCGAGCCGTTCCACAAGTTCTGGGTGGGACTGCTGATGTTCATCGGTATCCCCGGCGTCTGCGTGGCATTGTTCGGCAGCCCGGTGCACTGGGAGGTGCCACAGCTCAAGGGCTTCAACTTCGTTGGCGGCTGGGTGCTGATTCCCGAATTGCTCGCCTTGACCCTGGCGCTGACCATCTACACGGCGGCGTTCATCGCCGAGATCGTGCGCTCGGGCATCCGCTCGGTCAGCCATGGCCAGACCGAGGCCGCGCGTTCGCTGGGCCTGCGCGAGGGGCCGACCCTGCGCAAGGTGATCATCCCCCAGGCCTTGCGGGTGATCGTGCCGCCGTTGACCAGCCAGTACCTGAACCTGGCGAAGAACTCATCCCTGGCGGCCGGCATCGGCTATCCAGAGATGGTCTCGCTGTTCGCCGGTACCGTGCTCAACCAGACCGGTCAGGCGATCGAGGTGATCGCCATCACCATGAGTGTCTATCTGGCCATCAGCCTCAGCATTTCGCTGCTGATGAACGGGTACAACAAGCGCATCGCGCTGATCGAGCGATGAGGGTACGCCTGTGACAGCCCATGTTTTCAAACCTGACATGCCGCCACCGGTGAAGACCGTCGGCGCGCTCGCATGGATGCGTGCCAACCTGTTCTCCAACTGGCTCAACACCGTGTTGACCCTGTTCGCCCTGTACCTGGTCTGGCTCATCGTGCCACCGCTGGTGCAGTGGGCGTTCATCGATGCCAACTGGGTCGGTACCACCCGGGCCGACTGCACCCAGGAGGGCGCCTGCTGGGTGTTCATCCAGCAGCGTTTCGGCCAGTTCATGTATGGCTACTACCCGGTGGAGCTGCGCTGGCGGGTCGATCTGACCGTCTGGCTCGCCGTGCTCGGCGCCGCGCCGCTGTTCATCAAGCGCTTCCCGCGCAAGGTGGTCTACGGCCTGGGCTTTTTGGTGCTGTACCCGATCCTGGCCTATACCCTGTTGCACGGCGGCTATCTGGGCCTTGCCACGGTATCCACCAGCCAGTGGGGCGGCCTGATGCTGACCCTGGTGATCGCCACCGTCGGTATCGTCGGTGCCTTGCCGCTGGGCATCCTCCTGGCGCTGGGGCGGCGTTCCAACCTGCCGGCGGTGAAGGTCGTCTGCGTGACCTTCATCGAGTTCTGGCGGGGTGTGCCGCTGATCACCGTGTTGTTCATGTCCTCGGTGATGCTGCCGTTGTTCCTGCCCGAGGGCATGAGCTTCGACAAGCTGCTGCGGGCCATGATCGGGGTGATCCTGTTCCAGTCGGCCTACATCGCCGAGGTGGTCCGTGGTGGCCTGCAGGCCATCCCCAAGGGCCAGTACGAAGCGGCCGCGGCCATGGGCCTGGGCTACTGGCGGGCGATGGGGCTGGTGATCCTGCCCCAGGCGCTCAAGCTGGTGATCCCCGGCATCGTCAATACCTTCATCGCCCTGTTCAAGGACACCAGCCTGGTGATCATCATCGGCCTGTTCGACCTGCTCAACAGCGTCAAGCAGGCCGCCGCCGACCCGGCCTGGCTGGGCATGGCCACCGAGGGCTATGTGTTCGCTGCCCTGGTGTTCTGGATTTTCTGTTTCGGTATGTCCCGCTACTCCATGCACCTGGAGCGCAAGCTGGACACTGGCCACAAGCGTTAGGAGTTTCGAAATGAGTGAAGCGAGCAAGCAGCCTGTCGGCCCCGAAGGCATCATCCAGATGCAGGGTGTGAACAAGTGGTATGGGCAGTTCCACGTGCTCAAGGACATCAACCTGAACGTGCGCCAAGGTGAGCGTATCGTGCTGTGCGGGCCTTCCGGTTCCGGTAAGTCGACCACCATCCGCTGCCTCAACCGCCTGGAAGAGCACCAGCAGGGTCGTATCGTGGTCGATGGCGTGGAGCTGACCAACGACCTCAAGCAGATCGAGGCGATCCGTCGTGAGGTGGGCATGGTGTTCCAGCACTTCAACCTGTTCCCGCACCTGAGCATCCTCGAGAACTGCACCCTGGCGCCGATGTGGGTACGCAAGATGCCCCGGCGCAAGGCCGAGGAAATCGCCATGCACTACCTGGAGCGGGTGCGTATTCCCGAACAGGCGCACAAGTATCCGGGGCAGTTGTCCGGCGGCCAGCAACAGCGCGTGGCGATCGCCCGGGCGCTGTGCATGAAGCCCAAGATCATGCTGTTCGACGAGCCGACCTCGGCGCTGGACCCGGAGATGGTCAAAGAGGTGCTCGATACCATGGTGGGCCTGGCCGAGGACGGCATGACCATGCTCTGTGTGACCCACGAGATGGGCTTTGCCCGGACGGTGGCGAACCGGGTGATCTTCATGGACAAGGGCGAGATCGTGGAACAGGCGGCACCGGATGACTTCTTCGACCGGCCGCGCAGTGACCGGACCAAGTTGTTCCTCAGCCAGATCCTGCATTGATGTGTTGGGGCCGCGTTGCGGCCCTTTCGCGGCACAAGGCCGCGCCTACCGGGAGACACGCGATTTCCTGTAGGCGCGGCCTTGTGCCGCGAACGAGCTGCAAAGCAGCCCTGGCTTACTTCTGTTCCTGCGCCGCAACCGGCGCGGGTGGCGGCCGCAGCCCCACTTCGGCGATCAGCTTGAGCTGCTCGCCATTGCGCATCACTTCGATGGAAATCTTCTCGTTGGGCTTGATCCGCGCCACCTGGTTCATCGACTTGCGCCCGTCACCGGCCGGTTCACCGTTGATGCTCAGGATCACGTCACCGAGCTGCAGGCCTGCACGTTGCGCCGGGCCGTCGCGGAAGATACCCGCCACCACGATGCCCGGGCGGTCCTTCATGCCGTAGGACTCGGCCAGTTCCTGGCTCAGCGGCTGTACCTCGATGCCCAGCCAGCCACGGATCACCTGACCGTGCTCGACGATCGACTTCATGACCTCCAGTGCCAGCTTGACCGGGATGGCGAAGCCGATGCCCTGAGAGCCACCGGACTTGGAGAAGATCGCGGTGTTGATGCCGATCAGGTTGCCGTTGGCATCGATCAGCGCCCCGCCCGAGTTGCCCGGGTTGATCGCCGCGTCCGTCTGGATGAAGTCTTCGTAGTTGTTCAGGCCCAGCTGGTTGCGGCCGGTGGCGCTGATGATGCCCATGGTCACGGTCTGGCCGACGCCGAAGGGGTTGCCGATGGCCAGGGACACGTCGCCGATGTGGATGGTGTCGGAGCGGCCGATGGTGATGGCCGGCAGTTTCTTCAGGTCGATCTTCAAGACCGCGAGGTCGGTTTCCGGGTCGCTGCCGATCACCCGCGCGAGGGTTTCACGGCCGTCCTTGAGCGCCACGACGATCTGGTCTGCGCCGCTGGTCACGTGGTTGTTGGTCAGCAGGTAGCCTTCGGGGCTCATGATCACCGCCGAACCCAGGCTCGACTCCCAGCGCCGTTGCTTGGGCAGGTTGTCGCCGAAGAAGCGGCGGAACTGCGGGTCTTCGAACAGCGGGTGCGAACTCTTGTTCACCACCTTGGTGGTGTACAGGTTGGCCACCGCCGGCGCGGCCAGGGTCACGGCGTCGGCATAGGACACCGGCCCCTGCACGATGCGCGAGGTCTGGGGGGCCTGCTGCAGGTTGACGTCCTGGCTGGGCAGGCCGACCCATTCGGGAAAACGCTGGATGATCAGCATGGCGATCAGTACGCCGGTAAGCAGGGGCCATCCAAAAAAACGCAAAGCCTTGAGCATCGAATGAATCCTGGGAGTGGGGCAGGGGCCGGTGGCTGCGCAGCAGGGAGCGAGCGCGCGCGATCATACACTGGTAACAGCGTGGTCGGCGACGCGGTAATCGTGGTGCCGGCTTCGCGGGTAAACCCGATCCCACACAAGGGGCGGGCTTACCCGCGAATGACGGTGCCACGAATGGATCCCCAGGCGATTGCAGCCGGTTTCCCCGAAGCCGGCGACGGCCCATAATGGCGGCCATTATACGGGCGTTGCGCCCACCGAACGTGCAGATTTCGAGGAGATTTTCCATGGCCGTCGCCCTGAGCACCCTGGTGGAGGAAGCCGAGCGCTACCTGGCCAGTGCCAAGATCCAGGATTACTGCCCCAATGGCCTGCAGGTCGAGGGTCGGCCGCAGGTCAGCCGCATCGTCAGTGGCGTCACCGCCAGCCAGGCCTTGCTCGATGCCGCGGTCGAGGCCGAGGCCGACCTGGTGCTGGTGCACCACGGTTACTTCTGGAAAGGCGAGAACCCCTGCATCACCGGCATGAAGCAGCGCCGCCTCAAGACCCTGCTCAAGCATGACATCAGCCTGCTGGCCTATCACCTGCCGTTGGACCTGCACCCGGAGGTGGGCAACAACGTGCAGCTGGCTCGCCAGCTGGACATCACCGTCGAGGGGCTGCTGGACCCGGACAACCCCAAGGTGGTCGGCCTGGTGGGTTCGCTCGCCGAGCCGGTGTCGGCGCGTGATTTCGCTCGGCGGGTGCAGGAGGTCATGGGGCGCGAACCGCTGGTGATCGAGGGCGAGCAAATGATCCGTCGGGTGGGCTGGTGCACCGGCGGTGGGCAGGGGTATATCGACACCGCCATTGCTGCAGGGGTCGACCTGTTCTTGAGTGGGGAGGCGTCCGAGCAGACCTTCCACAGCGCCCGCGAGAACGGCATCAGCTTCATCGCCGCTGGCCACCACGCGACCGAGCGTTATGGCGTCCAGGCGCTGGGCGACTACCTGGCACGGCGTTTTGCGTTGGAGCACCTGTTCATCGACTGCCCGAACCCGATCTGACGGCCTGGCAGGCCCAATCGCGGGACAAGCCCGCGCCCACAGGTACAGCGCTGTTCATGGGGCATGCGCGGTACTTGTGGGAGCGGGCTTGTCCCGCGTTTGGGCCTCAAAGCGGCCCTCGATTCCCCCCAAACCCGTAGTCATATCGTTAGATTCTTTCGGTCTATCCAACCTCCTAAATAGAATCAAGTGCTGTGATACAGTGCCAGCCTCGAACACGGCCCGCTGGCCGTCCATAAGATCGTTTTTCGTGAGTAGCCATGGTCGACAAACTGACGCACTTGAAACAGCTGGAGGCGGAGAGCATCCACATCATCCGCGAGGTGGCCGCCGAGTTCGACAACCCGGTGATGCTGTACTCGATCGGCAAGGACTCCGCCGTGATGCTGCACCTGGCGCGCAAGGCCTTCTTCCCGGGCAAGCTGCCGTTCCCGGTGATGCACGTCGACACCCAGTGGAAATTCCAGGAGATGTACCGCTTCCGCGACAAGATGGTCGAGGAGATGGGCCTGGAACTGATCACCCACGTCAACCCCGAAGGCGTGGCCCAGGGCATCAACCCGTTCACCCATGGCAGCTCCAAGCACACCGACATCATGAAGACCCAGGGCCTGAAGCAGGCGCTGGACAAGTACGGCTTCGACGCCGCGTTCGGCGGTGCCCGCCGCGACGAGGAGAAGTCCCGGGCCAAGGAGCGTGTCTACTCCTTCCGTGACAGCAAGCACCGCTGGGACCCGAAGAACCAGCGCCCGGAGCTGTGGAACATCTACAACGGCAAGGTCAACAAGGGCGAGTCGATCCGCGTCTTCCCGCTGTCGAACTGGACCGAGCTGGACATCTGGCAGTACATCTACCTCGAAGGCATCCCGATCGTGCCGCTGTACTTCGCCGCCGAGCGCGAGGTCATCGAGAAGAACGGCACCCTGATCATGATCGACGACGAACGGATCCTCGAGCACCTCACCGATGAGGAGAAGGCACGTATCGTCAAGAAGAAGGTGCGTTTCCGTACCCTCGGCTGCTACCCGTTGACGGGCGCGGTGGAGTCGGAGGCCGACAGCCTCACCGACATCATTCAGGAAATGCTCCTGACGCGCACTTCCGAGCGCCAGGGCCGCGTCATCGACCACGATGGCGCAGGCTCCATGGAAGACAAGAAACGTCAGGGCTATTTCTAATTCTCAGGGTTACTCCATGTCGCACCAATCCGATTTGATCAGCGAAGACATCGTCGCTTATCTGGCTCAGCACGAGCGCAAAGAACTGCTGCGTTTCCTCACCTGCGGCAACGTGGATGACGGCAAGAGCACCCTGATCGGGCGCCTGCTGCACGACTCCAAGATGATCTACGAGGACCACCTCGAGGCCATCACCCGCGATTCGAAAAAGGTCGGCACCACCGGCGAGGACGTGGACCTGGCGCTGCTGGTCGACGGCCTGCAGGCCGAGCGTGAACAGGGCATCACCATCGATGTCGCCTACCGCTATTTCTCCACTGCCAAGCGCAAGTTCATCATTGCTGACACCCCAGGCCACGAGCAGTACACCCGCAACATGGCCACCGGTGCCTCGACCTGCGACCTGGCGATCATCCTGGTCGATGCGCGCTACGGTGTGCAGACCCAGACCCGCCGCCACAGCTTCATCGCCTCGTTGCTGGGCATCAAGCATATCGTGGTCGCGGTCAACAAGATGGACCTGAAGAACTTCGACGAGCAGGTGTTCGAGTCGATCAAGGCCGACTACCTGAAGTTCGCCGAGGGCATCAACCTCAAGCCGTCGAGCCTGCACTTCGTGCCGATGTCGGCGCTCAAGGGCGACAACGTGGTCAACCGCAGCGAGCGTTCGCCGTGGTACACCGGCCCTGCGCTGATGGAAATCCTCGAGACCGTGGAAGTGGCGGCCGACCGTAACTTCACCGACCTGCGCTTCCCGGTGCAGTACGTCAACCGCCCGAACCTGAACTTCCGCGGTTTTGCCGGCACCATCGCCAGCGGCGTCGTGCACAAGGGTGACGAAGTGGTCGTGCTGCCCTCGGGCAAGAGCAGCCGGGTCAAGTCCATCGTCACCTTCGAAGGCGAGTTGGAAAACGCAGGGCCCGGCCAGGCCGTGACCCTGACCATGGAAGACGAGATCGATATTTCCCGTGGCGATCTGCTGGTGCATGCCGACAACGTCCCACCGGTGACCGACCAGTTCGACGCCATGCTGGTGTGGATGGCCGAAGAGCCGATGCTGCCGGGCAAGAAGTACGACATCAAGCGCGCCACCAGCTACGTGCCGGGCTCTATCGCCAGCATCACTCACAAGGTGGATGTGAATACCCTGGAGCAGGGCGCCGCCAGCGCGCTGCAACTGAACGAGATCGGCCGCGTCAAGGTCAGCCTGGACGCCGCTATCGCCCTGGACGGCTACGACAGCAACCGCACCACCGGTGCGTTCATCGTCATCGACCGCCTGACCAACGGCACCGTCGGCGCCGGCATGATCATCGCACCGCCGGTATTGCCGCACGGCAGCACCGGTCACCACGGCAAGCTGGCCCACGTTTCCACCGAGGAGCGTGCCCTGCGCTTCGGCCAGCAGCCGGCTACCGTGCTGTTCAGCGGCCTGTCCGGTGCAGGCAAGAGCACCCTGGCCTATGCCGTGGAGCGCAAGTTGTTCGACATGGGCCGTGCGGTATACGTGCTCGACGGCCAGAACCTGCGTCACGACCTGAACAAAGGCCTGCCGCAGGACCGCGCCGGCCGTACCGAGAACTGGCGCCGTGCCGCCCATGTGGCGCGCCAGTTCAACGAAGCCGGCATGCTGACCCTGGCGGCCTTCGTGGCGCCGGACGCCGAAGGCCGCGAGCAGGCCAAGGCGCTGATCGGCAAGGAGCGCCTGGTCACCGTCTACGTGCAGGCATCGCCGATCGCCTGCCGCGAGCGCGACCCACAAGGCCTGTATGCCGCCGACGGCGACAACATCCCGGGCGAAAGCTTCCCGTACGATGTGCCGCTGGATGCGGACCTGGTGATCGACACCCAGGTCACCAGCGTCGAAGAAGGTGTCAAGCAAGTGCTGGACGTGCTGCGCAAGCGCGGCGCGATCTGATCTTCGATGCCCCTAGACAACCCCGCTTCGGCGGGGTTTCTTTTTTCGCATTTCGGTAATTTTTCCGCTGGTCATTGTTGAAAAGCCAACTGGTTGCAGTGTGTCTCGTTTCGGCATCCTCGTACGGCAAATAAGCAATCCATGTAGGAAGATTCATGACCATCAAGAAAGTCGCCTCCATCGTGCTCCTCGCACTCTCCGCTACGGTGGCAAGCGTTGCCTACGCCGACATCGGCGCCAAGTGCTGCCCGTTCAGCGACGAGCGTTTGAAGACCAACGTCGAGACCCTGCTGGACTCGACCAATACCTTGACCAAGATCCACGGCGTGCGCTTCAAGTGGAAGGACTCGGGACGCGAGGACATCGGCGTCGTCGCGCAGAACGTCAAAGCGGTATACCCCGAACTGGTGCACGAAAAGGACGGCATGCTGACCGTCGATTACGAGAAGCTGGTGGGCCCGCTGATCGAGTCGGTGCGCGAGTTGAATCAGCGTATCGAAGTGCTGGAAAAGGCCCAGGTCGCCCATTGAGTTCCCGCGCGCTGCGCTGCCTAGAAAACAGGCGGTAGCGCTGCTCCTGTGGGGCGGGCCTGTCCGGCGATCGCGCCAGCCCAGGAATCGCTGCATGCTGCATCCCTGCCCCTACCTCCCGGCATGCTACCCAAGCCGGCAACGTCGCCAGCGTTCTCACAGGAGCATGACCATGAAAACAGCAATGAAGCAGGGCATTATCGACCTCCGTCGTGGTGGAGACGATGATGAGGGCGGGCAGTCCTGGCGCAAGCCGTAAGTCGGGTTGATGGCGGGCAATGATCATGTTGTTC contains:
- a CDS encoding transposase, which gives rise to MIKACDEQIAEQSRRVDADLFERLSEIKGVGNVTIASLFCYLPELGDLNRAQVAALAGVAPYNNDSGTKNGKRHVYGGRAKLRRAAYMCTLVMARVNPDFKARWARLRASGKPAKVALVACMRVLLVRLNAMVRDGTPWRDQPV
- the rhlB gene encoding ATP-dependent RNA helicase RhlB — encoded protein: MLKALKKIFGKPDAAPQAVAPVANVITPPPAAEPPTAAVQPVETPAPAAAPRADKPAAKDKPRRERKPKPQASLWKPEDFVVEPQEGKTRFHDFKLSNELMHAIHDLGFPYCTPIQAQVLGHTLRGKDAIGRAQTGTGKTAAFLISIISQLQQTPPPKERYMGEPRALIIAPTRELVVQIAKDAMALTKYSGLNVMTFVGGMDFDKQLKALEARHCDILVATPGRLLDFHQRGEVHLDMVEVLVLDEADRMLDMGFIPQVRQIIRQTPPKSERQTLLFSATFTDDVMNLAKQWTTNPAIVEIEPENVASETVEQHVYAVASSDKYKLLYNLVTQNKWERVMVFANRKDEVRRVEERLVRDGINAAQLSGDVPQHKRIRTLESFREGRIAVLVATDVAGRGIHIDGISHVINFTLPEDPDDYVHRIGRTGRAGTNGVSISFAGEDDAYQLPAIEELLGRKIKCEMPPDELLKPVPRKHH
- a CDS encoding alpha/beta hydrolase, whose protein sequence is MTNPLILEPQNTADACVIWLHGLGADRYDFLPVAEFMQERLLSTRFVMPQAPTRPVTINGGYAMPSWYDIKAMTPARAIDEAQLEESAEQIIGLIEAERAKGIDLTRIFLAGFSQGGAVVLHTAYIKWQEALGGVIALSTYAPTFSDTHQLSACQQRTPALCLHGVHDPVVIPSMGRTAFEYLNSWGVAARWHEYPMEHEVVVEELGDIHDWLGKQLQ
- a CDS encoding amino acid ABC transporter permease, producing the protein MTAHVFKPDMPPPVKTVGALAWMRANLFSNWLNTVLTLFALYLVWLIVPPLVQWAFIDANWVGTTRADCTQEGACWVFIQQRFGQFMYGYYPVELRWRVDLTVWLAVLGAAPLFIKRFPRKVVYGLGFLVLYPILAYTLLHGGYLGLATVSTSQWGGLMLTLVIATVGIVGALPLGILLALGRRSNLPAVKVVCVTFIEFWRGVPLITVLFMSSVMLPLFLPEGMSFDKLLRAMIGVILFQSAYIAEVVRGGLQAIPKGQYEAAAAMGLGYWRAMGLVILPQALKLVIPGIVNTFIALFKDTSLVIIIGLFDLLNSVKQAAADPAWLGMATEGYVFAALVFWIFCFGMSRYSMHLERKLDTGHKR
- a CDS encoding amino acid ABC transporter substrate-binding protein; the protein is MKMLKTTLAVLTAAAALGATSFAQAGATLDAVKKKGFVQCGVSDGLPGFSVPDSTGKIVGIDADVCRAVAAAVFGDATKVKFSQLNAKERFTALQSGEVDVLSRNTTWTSSRDAGMGLVFAGVTYYDGVGFLVNKKLGVSSAKELDGATICIQAGTTTELNVSDFFRANGLKYTPITFDTSDESAKSLESGRCDVLTSDKSQLFAQRSKLAAPSEYVVLPETISKEPLGPVVRKGDEEWFSIVKWTLFAMLNAEEAGITSKNVEAEAKSTKNPDVARLLGADGEYGKDLKLPKDWVVQIVKQVGNYGEVFEKNLGQSTDLKIDRGMNALWNNGGIQYAPPVR
- a CDS encoding amino acid ABC transporter permease encodes the protein MQNRIGAQKGFSLSDPRVRAWLFQVVTVVFVVGLGWYLFHNTQANLQHRGITSGFDFLERSAGFGIAQHLIPYVESDSYARVFVIGLLNTLLVTLIGIILATLLGFVIGVARLSPNWMISKLATVYVETFRNIPPLLQILFWYFAVFLTLPGPRGSINLDDTFFISNRGLNMPGATLAEGFWPFVLALVLAVVAIALMVRLANKRFDETGEPFHKFWVGLLMFIGIPGVCVALFGSPVHWEVPQLKGFNFVGGWVLIPELLALTLALTIYTAAFIAEIVRSGIRSVSHGQTEAARSLGLREGPTLRKVIIPQALRVIVPPLTSQYLNLAKNSSLAAGIGYPEMVSLFAGTVLNQTGQAIEVIAITMSVYLAISLSISLLMNGYNKRIALIER